The following coding sequences lie in one Mus musculus strain C57BL/6J chromosome 11, GRCm38.p6 C57BL/6J genomic window:
- the Zswim7 gene encoding zinc finger SWIM domain-containing protein 7 encodes MAVALPEVVEELLSEMAAAVRDSARIPDELLLSLEFVFGSSAIQALDLVDRESVTLISSPSGRRVYQVLGSSGKTYTCLASCHYCSCPAFSFSVLRKSDSLLCKHLLAIYLSQLLRNCQQLHVSDKQLTDLLMEDTRRIKGAAGTWTSKTEA; translated from the exons ATGGCGGTCGCGCTCCCGGAGGTGGTGGAAGAGCTCCTGAGCGAGATGGCCGCCGCTGTGCGAGACAGCGCGAGAA TTCCCGACGAGCTTCTCTTATC GCTGGAGTTTGTGTTTGGGTCATCGGCCATCCAGGCCTTGGACCTAGTCGATCGAGAGTCCGTCACTTTAATCTCATCACCCAGTGGAAGGCGTGTTTACCAG GTGCTAGGGAGTTCTGGCAAAACATATACATGTCTGGCTTCCTGTCATTACTGCTCGTGCCCAGCATTCTCCTTCTCAGTGTTACGGAAGAGTGACAGCCTGCTG TGTAAGCATCTTCTGGCAATTTACCTTAGTCAgcttctgaggaactgccagcaGCTCCATGTGTCTGACAAGCAACTGACAGACCTATTGATGGAGGACACAAGAAGGATAAAAGGTGCGGCTGGAACATGGACTTcaaagacagaagcctag